A genomic region of Kribbella sp. NBC_00382 contains the following coding sequences:
- a CDS encoding universal stress protein, giving the protein MTRERVVVAGVDGSTAAETAIRWAADEAASRRASLRLVHAFVWPEFKAPVGPSDLAPGLAAGADKVVEEAVQLARKLEPEVEIEGTRHDGFPAPILLKESKYAELLVIGSRGLSVTLGALVGSTGLDLAANAHCPVVIVRPDQSVDAGDHVMVGYDGSPASSLALDFGLDYARRHGLHVRVVATRPLYREDGQVDHHDLEAEVRGRPDGTELELVEVTGHPAEQLLRLSADARLIVLGSRGRGGFAGMLIGSVSQTVLHHALCPVAVIPAGTLGG; this is encoded by the coding sequence ATGACCAGAGAACGCGTCGTGGTGGCAGGCGTCGACGGATCCACCGCTGCCGAGACGGCGATCAGGTGGGCCGCCGACGAGGCTGCGTCACGCCGTGCGTCCCTGCGGCTGGTGCATGCCTTCGTCTGGCCCGAGTTCAAGGCTCCGGTCGGACCGAGCGACCTCGCCCCGGGGCTGGCGGCCGGCGCCGACAAGGTGGTCGAGGAGGCGGTCCAGCTCGCCCGCAAGCTCGAGCCGGAAGTGGAGATCGAGGGCACCCGGCACGACGGCTTCCCCGCACCCATCCTGCTCAAGGAGTCCAAGTACGCCGAGCTTCTCGTAATCGGCAGCCGGGGACTCAGCGTGACGCTGGGAGCCCTGGTCGGGTCGACCGGTCTCGACCTCGCAGCCAACGCACACTGCCCAGTGGTGATCGTCCGTCCGGACCAGTCCGTCGACGCCGGTGATCACGTAATGGTCGGGTACGACGGCTCGCCGGCGTCGTCGCTCGCCCTCGACTTCGGCCTGGACTACGCCCGCCGGCACGGCCTGCACGTCCGGGTGGTCGCCACCAGACCGCTCTACCGCGAAGACGGCCAGGTCGATCACCATGATCTGGAGGCCGAGGTCCGTGGCCGCCCGGACGGCACGGAACTGGAGCTCGTCGAGGTCACTGGCCATCCTGCCGAGCAGCTTCTGCGGCTGTCCGCGGACGCCCGTCTGATCGTCCTCGGCTCCCGCGGCCGCGGTGGCTTCGCCGGCATGTTGATCGGCTCGGTCAGCCAGACCGTCCTGCACCACGCTCTGTGCCCGGTAGCGGTCATCCCGGCCGGCACTCTCGGCGGCTGA
- a CDS encoding 2-oxo acid dehydrogenase subunit E2 produces MRRLVVDAGRASRRRHSIHGLFEVDVTLAREALRTHRRETGEDLSFTAFVIGCIAHAVAAEPSVQAYRDLRGREVIFTEVDVGMPVEVDLDGVPFAFTHVLRDAGRRSVRELHDEIRAVQADPSLSPTVRKSNWARAYLLIPAVLRTGLLGGLHRLPNRQRAIAGTVGVTAVGMFAGGGGWGIAFQLHSLSIVIGGITLRPALVDGQLVERECLQLTVSVDHDVVDGAPAARFVRRLRTALSTADGLELPQGRSDQDFRPFVS; encoded by the coding sequence GTGCGCCGGCTGGTTGTCGATGCGGGCCGGGCGTCCCGGCGTCGGCATTCGATCCACGGGCTCTTCGAGGTCGACGTCACCCTGGCCAGGGAGGCGCTGCGAACGCATCGGCGGGAGACCGGTGAGGACCTGTCTTTCACCGCCTTCGTGATCGGCTGCATCGCCCACGCCGTCGCCGCGGAGCCGTCCGTGCAGGCCTACCGAGACCTCCGCGGCCGCGAAGTGATCTTCACCGAGGTCGACGTCGGCATGCCGGTCGAGGTCGACCTGGACGGCGTCCCGTTCGCCTTCACCCACGTACTACGCGATGCCGGCCGCCGCAGTGTGCGCGAACTCCACGACGAGATCCGTGCCGTGCAGGCCGATCCATCCCTCAGCCCGACGGTCCGCAAGTCGAACTGGGCTCGTGCCTACCTCCTCATCCCCGCCGTACTACGCACCGGACTGCTCGGCGGCCTGCACCGCCTTCCCAACCGTCAACGGGCGATCGCCGGAACTGTCGGCGTCACCGCTGTCGGGATGTTCGCCGGTGGCGGCGGCTGGGGAATCGCCTTCCAGCTCCACTCGCTCAGCATCGTCATCGGCGGCATCACGCTCCGGCCGGCGCTCGTCGACGGGCAACTGGTGGAGCGTGAATGCCTGCAACTGACCGTCAGCGTCGACCACGACGTCGTCGACGGCGCCCCCGCCGCCCGCTTCGTCCGACGTCTGCGGACAGCGCTCAGCACGGCCGACGGGCTGGAGCTGCCACAAGGCCGAAGCGATCAGGACTTTCGCCCCTTCGTCAGCTGA
- a CDS encoding cation-translocating P-type ATPase produces the protein MTVEEMPPLTSDPREPADRLLRDLRSRADGLSDREAARRLEVHGPNELTRKGGRTWPGQLLKQFTHPLALLLWLAAALAAVSGTTVLAVAIVAVIMLNAALAFVQEQQAERAVEALAAYLPAKASVLRDGVRKSVEARTLVPGDVLLIAEGDRVSADARLLDGGVEVDLSTLNGESLPAYRSADAVDVAGSLLDAPDLVFSGTNCTGGDAKAVVFATGMRTELGRIAALSQRVEQDESPLERQIKRVAWLIAGVAVGAGLLFLLIGVFVAGLPLPDAVNFGIGLLVANVPEGLLPTITLALAVGVRVLARGGAVVKRLSAVETLGSTTVICTDKTGTLTQNRMQVTDIWTPAGLISAEPDGPIARSLATALAACSNATVDPAHPAESTGDPTEIALLMAAAGIGADVATDRRIANRVRQFHFDPNLRRMSTIDRTGDGGLEVNTKGAPEEVLAQSTRIVEPDGSVRGLTAEDRMRLTDIFSGYAAQGLRVIGVAHRELGPTPAERREEAERDLVFLGLLAMFDPPRPEVADAVTRCHSAGIRLLVVTGDNGLTAAEIARRVGIGRAGAQVITGTELESMSEAQLDSLLAEGQEVIFARSSPEAKLRIADALRAQGHVVAMTGDGVNDAPALRRADIGVAMGLAGTDVAREAATMVLTDDNFASIVTAVEAGRRVYDNVRKFIVYIFAHAMPEMIPFLVFALSGGRVPLPLTVLQILAIDLGTETLPALALGREPAEPGLMDRRPRKRGANVIDAQMLGRAWGLLGGVSAVLVLGVFFWTLLAGGWHPGDPTGAGTSLHHLWVQATTMTFLGIVACQLGTAFAARTQYASLRSIGAFSNRLLLWGIAFELAFAAAVVTIPALQNIFGTTLPPAPQLAVLATFPVIVWSADELWRLRLRNRLSRGDDDQRGGVPQQQSSGLTVGTRQDRETGSKVHRD, from the coding sequence ATGACCGTCGAAGAGATGCCGCCGCTGACCAGCGACCCACGGGAGCCCGCTGACCGGCTACTTCGGGATCTGAGATCCCGCGCTGACGGTCTGTCGGATCGCGAAGCCGCACGCAGGCTGGAGGTGCACGGCCCGAACGAGCTGACCCGCAAGGGCGGCCGGACCTGGCCTGGGCAGTTGCTGAAGCAGTTCACGCATCCGCTGGCGCTGCTGTTGTGGCTGGCCGCCGCGCTCGCAGCGGTCTCCGGTACTACGGTCCTGGCCGTCGCCATCGTCGCGGTGATCATGCTGAACGCGGCGCTGGCCTTCGTCCAGGAGCAGCAAGCCGAGCGAGCCGTCGAAGCGCTCGCCGCCTACCTCCCCGCCAAGGCGTCGGTACTACGTGACGGCGTGCGGAAGTCGGTCGAGGCACGGACCCTGGTGCCTGGCGACGTCCTGCTGATCGCGGAGGGCGACCGGGTGTCGGCCGACGCCCGGCTGCTCGACGGGGGAGTCGAGGTGGACCTGTCGACGCTCAACGGCGAGTCGTTGCCGGCGTACCGGTCTGCTGATGCTGTCGATGTCGCGGGCTCGCTGCTGGATGCACCGGACCTGGTCTTCAGCGGTACCAACTGCACCGGGGGAGATGCGAAGGCCGTTGTGTTCGCGACCGGGATGCGGACCGAGCTCGGGCGGATCGCCGCCTTGTCCCAGCGGGTCGAGCAGGACGAGAGCCCGCTGGAACGGCAGATCAAACGAGTCGCCTGGCTGATCGCCGGCGTCGCCGTCGGGGCCGGGCTGCTGTTCTTGCTGATCGGGGTCTTCGTGGCCGGTCTGCCGCTGCCCGACGCGGTGAACTTCGGGATCGGGCTGCTCGTCGCCAACGTACCGGAGGGCCTGCTGCCGACCATCACGCTGGCCCTGGCGGTCGGCGTACGGGTGCTGGCGCGGGGCGGTGCGGTGGTGAAACGGCTGTCGGCGGTCGAGACGCTGGGCTCGACGACGGTGATCTGCACCGACAAGACCGGCACCCTGACGCAGAACCGGATGCAGGTCACGGACATCTGGACGCCGGCCGGTCTCATCTCCGCCGAGCCCGATGGACCGATCGCCCGGTCACTCGCCACCGCCCTCGCGGCGTGCAGCAACGCGACCGTCGATCCGGCACATCCCGCCGAGTCGACGGGCGACCCGACCGAGATCGCGCTCCTGATGGCGGCGGCCGGGATCGGGGCGGACGTGGCGACCGATCGCCGGATCGCCAACCGAGTCCGGCAGTTCCACTTCGACCCGAACCTGCGGCGGATGTCGACGATCGACCGGACCGGCGACGGTGGGCTGGAGGTCAACACCAAGGGCGCTCCGGAGGAGGTACTCGCGCAGTCGACCAGAATCGTCGAGCCGGACGGCTCCGTCCGTGGACTGACTGCCGAGGATCGGATGCGGTTGACCGACATCTTCTCCGGGTACGCCGCGCAGGGGCTGCGAGTGATCGGTGTGGCGCACCGCGAGCTAGGGCCGACGCCGGCGGAGCGCCGTGAGGAGGCCGAGCGGGACCTGGTCTTCCTGGGACTGCTGGCGATGTTCGACCCGCCCCGGCCCGAGGTCGCCGACGCGGTGACGCGCTGCCACTCGGCCGGGATCCGGCTGCTGGTTGTCACCGGTGACAACGGGCTGACCGCCGCGGAGATCGCCAGGCGGGTGGGGATCGGGCGGGCCGGCGCCCAGGTGATCACCGGGACGGAACTGGAGTCGATGAGCGAGGCCCAGTTGGACTCGCTGCTCGCCGAGGGGCAGGAGGTGATCTTCGCGCGGAGTTCTCCCGAGGCGAAGCTGCGGATCGCGGATGCCCTGCGAGCGCAGGGACACGTGGTCGCGATGACGGGTGACGGCGTCAACGACGCACCGGCCCTGCGCCGGGCCGACATCGGAGTTGCGATGGGCCTGGCCGGTACCGATGTGGCCCGGGAGGCCGCGACGATGGTGCTGACCGACGACAACTTCGCCAGCATCGTGACCGCGGTCGAGGCCGGGCGGCGGGTCTACGACAACGTCCGCAAGTTCATCGTCTACATCTTCGCGCACGCGATGCCCGAGATGATCCCGTTCCTGGTCTTCGCCTTGTCCGGCGGCCGGGTACCACTGCCGCTGACCGTCCTGCAGATCCTCGCCATCGACCTCGGCACCGAGACCTTGCCCGCACTGGCCCTGGGACGTGAACCGGCCGAGCCCGGCTTGATGGACCGCCGCCCTCGGAAACGAGGCGCCAATGTGATCGACGCCCAGATGCTCGGCCGGGCGTGGGGCCTGCTCGGTGGAGTGTCGGCGGTACTGGTCCTCGGCGTCTTCTTCTGGACCTTGCTGGCCGGCGGGTGGCACCCGGGTGACCCGACCGGCGCCGGCACGTCCCTGCATCACCTCTGGGTCCAGGCCACCACGATGACCTTCCTCGGCATCGTCGCCTGCCAGCTCGGCACCGCCTTCGCGGCACGCACCCAGTACGCGTCCCTCCGCTCGATCGGTGCCTTCAGCAACCGCCTGCTCCTGTGGGGCATCGCCTTCGAGCTCGCCTTCGCCGCCGCGGTCGTCACGATCCCAGCCCTGCAGAACATCTTCGGTACGACCCTGCCGCCGGCGCCGCAGCTCGCAGTACTGGCCACCTTCCCCGTCATCGTCTGGTCCGCCGACGAACTCTGGCGCCTGCGTCTCCGCAACAGACTCTCTCGAGGTGACGACGACCAGCGTGGGGGAGTGCCCCAGCAGCAGAGCTCGGGTCTGACCGTAGGAACGAGGCAGGACCGGGAGACAGGGTCCAAGGTCCACAGGGATTGA
- a CDS encoding universal stress protein, with amino-acid sequence MTRSGVVAGIDGSAATEEAVRWAAADAAARRTGLLLVHAFTWPGFPRPLLAGELPPGFRAGADQVVEASVDLARKLEPTTEVEGCHVDGSPDLVLREASRDADVLVIGSRGLDPAVSAAVGSTRTQLTANAYRPVVVVRAGASSGDHVLIGYDSSPGSSLALAFGLEHAQRHHLSVKVVAAQRHEADVRHRVGTQTVELVQIHGRPAHEILQLASAARLIVIGARGLGGFTGMQLGSVCQTVLHHATCPVAVVPTGMIGG; translated from the coding sequence ATGACAAGGTCAGGAGTGGTAGCGGGCATCGACGGCTCAGCGGCCACCGAGGAAGCGGTCAGGTGGGCCGCGGCGGACGCGGCAGCGCGGCGTACCGGGCTGTTGCTGGTGCACGCGTTCACCTGGCCGGGGTTCCCTCGCCCTCTCCTGGCTGGTGAGCTGCCGCCCGGATTCCGGGCCGGCGCCGACCAGGTCGTCGAGGCGTCGGTCGACCTCGCGCGCAAGCTCGAGCCGACCACCGAGGTCGAAGGCTGCCACGTGGACGGATCCCCCGACCTCGTACTCCGGGAAGCCTCGCGAGACGCCGACGTCCTGGTGATCGGCAGCCGCGGACTCGACCCCGCAGTCAGCGCCGCCGTGGGCTCGACCAGGACGCAACTGACCGCCAACGCCTACCGCCCCGTTGTCGTCGTCCGAGCCGGTGCCAGCTCCGGCGACCACGTGCTGATCGGGTACGACAGCTCGCCGGGCTCATCGCTCGCGCTCGCCTTCGGACTCGAACACGCCCAACGACACCACCTCAGCGTGAAGGTCGTCGCGGCACAGCGGCACGAGGCCGACGTCCGCCACCGCGTCGGCACCCAGACCGTCGAGCTGGTCCAGATCCACGGCCGGCCCGCCCACGAGATTCTTCAGCTGGCCTCCGCGGCCCGGCTGATCGTGATCGGCGCGCGCGGTCTCGGCGGGTTCACCGGGATGCAGCTGGGCTCCGTCTGCCAGACCGTCCTTCACCACGCGACCTGCCCGGTCGCGGTCGTCCCCACCGGCATGATCGGAGGTTGA